Genomic segment of Panicum virgatum strain AP13 chromosome 9N, P.virgatum_v5, whole genome shotgun sequence:
caggataaacccgtgcgttactgtgttgcctcttgcatcaacacttgggacgaggaaacacgcagcatttactagttggtatccgggcccccgggtcaggacaccgacacttGTGCCGAGGGAGCAGAGAATTAAAAGATGATTTTCATTTTAataattacacagtacaacttaaATACTCATATTGCATGTATATTCATTTTTATGAACGCACATACTCAATTTCTACCCATGAACATCTTAAAGACTGAGCTGAGCCGGTGATTAGTGCCACACGCGCGCCACATGATACGTGGGGTTGGAGTGTGGTTATTCTATTCTCTTACTTTAGACCACCGTCTTAGGATTTGCTTGGATAAGTTAGATTTGATTGCTAAATTCTACTATTTTAGCACCTATACTCTTGCTAAAATTTTAAATCTCTGTTGAAATTTAGCCCATCCTATTAGCACTTCTGTGTTTGGTGGACTAATGCTAAAATTTAACACTTACATTAGTATTTGGATCCAAACAACCCTTAGCTTCAGATTCCATCCTCATGTAACTCTTACCAATACCTCTTGTGATCCTATACTCTCATCTTGGATGATGCATCTAGCATTAACATCAGATTCTATCATCACGTGACTCCAAAATCAAGCACGGGCTATCTGTGGGATCAGAACCATACATGTTGTCTTGTCCCAACTCACCAACCAAACACACAGGAACCATACATGCTGTCTTCTCGATTTTTTTTCCCCTGCCGCGGGGACCGCCTTAAACTATTTTTAACACCTTGCAACAGCATATTCTGGCGGATCTTCTCCGCAACCAGGCAGAGACCACAGAGCAGGAATAGCGacaccgggacaaaaggtccggCAAAAAGGCAGAGCACCTTCTAAAGACCTGCACAATTCCACAGCACATTCTACACAGCGGAGTGTCTTGCTTTCCAACAGTTCAGTCCAGCGACACCAGCAATGGCAAAACGAACAACATATGAATATACTATAGGTAATTATATATTCTTAACAAAAAAGCAAGGATAGTTAGGAGTCGTAGCAGTACAATGGACTTCACGTCTAGCTCCCATCTACTCGCTCCGTGGACACGGATATGGGGAATGCTACACGCCTACACTAAACGGATCACCCCTGCTTCCTGTGCAAGAACAAATAGAGTAGGAGCATCGGTTTGGAGGAGCCGCTTGAATTTGCGCAGGAAAAGCGCAGTACCGCGTTTGTCATGCCAGTCAGCTGCTCTGGTATTCTGAAGCGCTCAAGTACTCCCCATTCTCCTCGAAGTATTCAACCAAACGTTTCAGGAACTTGTCACTGCTCACGGTCTCCACGTCGCACACCAGGCAGCACTGCCTCCTGGCTCGCGTCACCGCAACATTCATCCGTCTGTGATCACTCAAGAACCCCACCTGAAAGAACCAAAGACATAAGGTTTACTAAGCAGTGGATGTAGAAAAGCTGTGCCAAAGACAAGTATTGTGTTTGGATCAGATGGCGACAGGAATCCCCGCCTTATATATAATATAAAATAGGTAGGAACATCTTGTTTCGGCTGTGACAAGAACTGCAAACTATAGTCGCATGAACAAAATATTTGTACATCATGCTAGTGATGCTTACTTATTTTATTTGGCAATTTAAAGATTCAGGTGCATCTGCAATGCTGAATTTTacaatgtaacataacatgtaGAGCAGCATTAGAGCTGAAGGCGAAAATAGGAAACCTTTCACTTTCATCTCACAGGATCTTGGAAGGGAGCTTTACCTCTTTCTTTGAGTTAGACCGGACCATTGAAATGATGATGGCTTCTTTCTCCCGGCCTTGGAACCCATCAACTGTGGATATCTCTAAATCTTTCAGTTTAGCATCTTTGTTTCTCATCATCTTCAGGCAGGTTACCTATGATATTAAAACATTCAATGATTCAGTTCTTCAGAACTAGGTGAAGTCCTCAAGAAGCCAACCATAAATCATCATATAGATGAATTACAAGCTGAAGGTTGCAAGAAACAATGTTCACAACGTAAACGGACTACAATTGGCCATGTGTAGTCTGCCAACCACCAAGGATGGTGTAAAGCAGAACAAAAGAAATACTGTAGACAGGCATCCTATATTATACATATACATAATACATGAAAATAAAGCAGCAAATGTCATGAGGATCAGATTGAAGAGTGATTCAACAGAAGATTAAGATGGTATTGCAGGACTGGTAAACTGGTATAGCATTATTTTCATAGGGTATCTAAGGGGGTAAGGGACCAAAAACCTGTGCAGCATAAGGTGTAATTATTCCAACATCAGATGCACGAACACCACTCTCAACAAGCAACTTGGCATGAGCAATGGATACTGCTGCCTCGCCCTCATTCATAGTGCTCTCCTCTTCGTCTTTTACTTCTTCCATATCGCACCTAAGAATATATGAAAAAGTTAGAAGCATTGTGTGAAAGGCATATAGCCTTAGAAAAAAGCAGGCTTCTTTTTTAATCAACCAAAGAATTGTTCCACATTTGAAAAGTTAAACttctgagtttttttttaaatatgaaATATCTTTCTGCAGAGAAAATAGTAATCTTATTCTCTTGTAAAAGTTTACATAGCAATACTATTTGCAAGGCACACAGAAAACATGAAACAGAAGAATAGAGAAATTTCTATGCATGAACAGTTTGACAAGTACAATTACAAGTATTTTGAACAGCCAGAAGCATCAGATAATAATCACCCTGTAGTGTCAATGAGTATAATAGTTGGTTCTGTTGAAGAAGACCTCGTGACTTCTTCAAGATCATAGAGCATATGCCCAGCAACACTAGAATGTGCTTTGATCTAAGAAATATGGGACCAATAACATTAGGGAAAATGAGAATTCAAAGaataagaacaaaaaaaaaggttacTGAACTGGTAGCACAATAACATAATGTCACACCTTATTGTTATAAAGTTCTTTAGATGACCAATTCATAATGTGCTCGTGCATTCTGTACTGGACAGTGAGCATGGATGTGATTTCCTCTCCATAAGCTTCAGTAAGCCGTTCAAAGAGTGTCTTTCCCATCCCCTTCTTTTCAGCCTCAACACTTTGAATTGTTGGAGGAAGTTGAAGATGGTCTCCAGCAAGAATACACCTTGGCCCCTGGATGCCAAGAAAATGGATTAAGAAGCTTCATATCGTAACCAAATTGACTGAGAACATTGGGTAGATTACCAAAGCTACAGTATTGCACATGCTGACTCAAACCAAACAGAAAGGCCATCGCTTAGCTAATGGCATTACCTAGTGGGGAGTTCACACCAAAACAGCCACCAGTAGCAGGATGCTTTAAGTGAATTTTATGTTAACAAACAACTTCATACATGTCCAAAGATTTATCTAGTGGGTAATATTTGTGATGCTTTTTCAGCATATTCAAATTGCATCCTTACAGATCATATCATAAACTTTGATTTGTCCTTCAGTCGTATACTTACTTTCAGCAAGGCTATCCAGCATGCTATCTCAAGTGCCTGAGCAGCTTCATCAATGacaaccaaatcaaatgtaATGCCATTTAGCTTTTTTGAAGATGCACCAGTCAAAGTTGTCAGCACAACATCTGCATTTTTTAGTACATCAGTTACTGCAAGCTGCTGTCGTTTTCTTTCCTCTTTGGCAAGGGTTTTGAGCTCTTTCCTGATGTCCCTTTTAGTGTTCCGATCTTTAGCTTTCAGCAATTTGCTATTCAACACCTGCAAGAGGAGAGAGAGTATCAAGAAAAACCTAAATGAAAATATGATAAAATAACTGCAGTCACAATTATAAGAGCCTATCCATAGTTCATTCCTTTGATCGTTGTTGGTAGTGTGTTCAAAGAATGTACTCACTGCattcttttttatttgatatttaAGATTTTTCTGCTCTCCAGTGTGACCCTTTGAACTTGATTTTGTAGTTACATTAGTCAAATTCATAAAACTTAGTAAGAATATTGTGATAAATCTGGTGATGTAGTTGTCTTACATCAGAACATTGATGATTAAACATATAGATGTTGAAATTTACGCTTGGTAGCTTGGATTCGAAGAAGCGGTCATGGGTTGAATAAAAGCAAAAATGTGGAAGTGAATAGTATTTACCTTCATTTCCTTGCGAATGTCTCCTGCCAAGCTACTATTATCAGCTCGCAATACCTGGTCCCAAAAGTCATATGAATACATGAAGGTATCACAATTAACATAGTTTCAAACAAAGAAATCTTACAAGAATTTTAAACCGCTTGTGTAGTTGTATGGTTGATAAACATAAAAAAGACTATAAAACCAACTCCTTTCCTAATGTTGGAAAAAGAAAGAATCAGCCTGCAATAACAGAGGCAAAAAGTGATCTAACCAAGGGAAATAATACAACACTCATAATATGGATTTTCACAAAATCTCCAACAAAAACAAATGATTGCAACTCTTTACTATGCATTTCAATAAGCCGACAGTTAAAAGATAGTCAATCATCACTTATGAAGTAAATAGCAAAGTTCAAGCATCTAGAAATTCTAGTTCAACAGCATAGAAGCTAATTGATAAGGCACTTAAAACAGGGTTATACCTGTGCATCAAGAGCGCTGTCGAGCACTTGGGGTAGTAAACGAGCAGGATGCCCTAACCTCACTAATTTTGTCCTGCAGAAGTTCAACAGCCCCATGTCACATTGAGCAAATTGGTGAGAAAGGAATATACTGCGTCACTTATGGGACAATGAGATTATTTACACGTTCTATCTTCTCTAAAATGGATACAGTATATGCTTGTTATTTTTTCCCAACAGAAATCATCAAAAACATCTTTCATAACTTTGCTTCAGCAAACCTGTATCGTGCAAGTCGCTCAACAATATTATCCACAGCGATATTAGATGCAGCGCAGGCAAGAATCTTTGATCCACGCTTGACCTCCTGCAGTATTATCTCAATAATAGTTGTTGTTTTTCCAGTTCCAGGAGGCCCATGAAGCAAGAAAACATCCCTTGATCCAAGCGCCTTCGAGATAGCATCTTTCTACAGAATAAACAAACAATGGCTGATAAGCATCCAATTTCTGCTCTATAGTTAAAATACTATGATGTGTCTTGGACGTTTATTCAAAAGCAAGGTGAAAAAACATACATGTCCAAAGATCAAAACAGAACATTTGTGCagttctgattttttttcaaacaataATAACTTTCTaacctacggcactgggtacgcccttttttttaATAACTTTCTAACCTGTAGTATGGAACTTCATGAAAGATCATTTTAAAACTAATATATGTTAGTATGTTACCAATGCCAGAGAAACAACATAAAAATATGACAAGGTAAGCCATCAAAATTTAAGAGGGTGATGTGATCCTAGACTAGACTACTGACATTCAAGAAGAAGGTGAGCTAACTGATATTGAAAAGTAAGAGGGTGAAACGCAGAAGTAGTCATAAGCCATAGCACACAATGTGATGTACATCCACAAGCTGCTGAAGCCTCCTGGGTTGGTTTCAGTTTAAAATTTAAGAAATGCTCCCATTTAGTAGAACTGCAGCTAAGATAAACTATCAACAAATGTTATTCCTTTCTTCTGAAACTTAATTCAAAGTGTAAACTGTTGGGTGTTTCACCGGTTATATGGTAGATATCCATGCAGTGAATCAATTCATTGATGCGCTTCTTCATACGACCTACCTAAGTGATAAAGTGTAGAGAGTGCAACCACTCTGTTCACCAACAATGAAGGCATTAGGTATGATAGTTTTAATTCAGGCTTGAAGTTCTTTCAAATATAGTCATAACATCTTTACATATGGTGTTACAACTGATAAAAGCAACATCAACTACAATTGTATCATCTTCTGATGCGGTCCTCCTAAAATGCCAAGCATCAGAGACTAAGACCATTCTTTCTGGCATTGTAGCATGTGATTAATGCCAAACATCCTGGTGAGTTGAATTGCAATTATGGCTCCCATAACtaaaataattatatataatGTAAGTCTATCACTGCAGGTTGGAAAATCAGTGTTAATTCATATATGATTCAACTTCATGTAATGTAATTAATGTGTACGAGGGACAACAGAACAAAACAATTTACTGCAATTATATACTATACCATACTTgtaaataatacagtaaatccTACTGTTCCAGCAAAAATGATAATTTTGATTTGCATATGGCTTTTGTTTAACTCATCCAACCATGCGGTCAGAACGAAAATGGAACTCAATTATGCAGCATCAACAAGCTCTTACTGAATGTGATCAAGAAAGGTAAAATTTCAAATAGTGACCTGTGAATCATCCAAATTCTTGTTGAATGGACTGAACTTCATAGCATCCTTGGAGCGCATGGGTGCTTTCTCTCCAAACAAAACAGGAACAAGGTTTGCACAAGGTCCTGTTTGGACAGCCTTGCTAAGTTGAATTAGTGCATCCTTCATCCTGCGATAAGTGACCTAGAATAGAGATTATCACCATTCGATGTCTAGCAAGTGGCAACAGCAAATCTGAACTATGCTAGGAAAAATCTACGATGAAATGAGGTCACATTCAAACCGTTGGCCAATATAAAAATCAAATAACGATCATAGACTGCACATCTAAAACAAATAGGTGGTAAGCCGCAAGTGTAATTGTTCGTGTGATGTGCAATTTTGAGTTGTGTAGGCACGATTAACAGAAATCATGGAGTAATGCAAAAGATGGTAGTACCTCATTTGCAAGCTTCTCAAGACGCAGAGGGCTGTTTAAACCATCTTCAGGAATATCATCAAAAGCAACGGTAATGGAAGAATCCTGTTGATTCAAAAACAAAGTTACTATTGTTACTCCTACAAACggagaagaaaaaaacaaaaataggcAGTCTGAGATGACATGAAGGTACCTTTAACCGATAAACTACACCTTGCCCAAGAGAAGCAGATCCAGCATCTGCCTTATTTGGCTTCAGGGCAACTACATCATGCGTTCCAAACTAAAGTAGCATGAAAAAGAAGCAAGCATTATCATGACAGTAAACATGATTGCAATCAACATCCTGTGAATTTACAAAGCACTTGTGAGCCTTTACTGTCACACAATTACCGCACAGTAAAACATGTTTAATTGACTGAAATTACAGTGACTGCTCACAGAAGAAACAAGGTGCCAATTTCAACAATGGATGTAATGTGATCTTAATGTGCTCTCACAAAAGGTATTCAGtacaaaagaaaaatgtttGGCTCTATCCATCCACAGTTAACACCACTAATATACACAAGATGACTAGCGCAGGATTTGCAACTATCAAGTCCCACAACAATTACACAGAAATTGGTAAAGAGCTCATTTACATAACAATCCGAATTCCCAACCCTACCAGTGTCACGACAGCAAACACCCAAAAGAGAGGGTGAGGGGGGGAGGAGAACAGCCTCACCTTGTGAGATGGGAGCACGTCGCCTTTGTTGGGCTGGAACTCCAGGAGCGTCTTCCCCATCAGTCCCATCTACACTACGCCCCAACCATCATAAGCAAGTCAAAGCCCATTAGAAGATTAGCACTGAACTGCAGCATCCTAAATGACACCAAACAGCACAAGCAGCAAGCAGCAACAGAGGTACAGAACTGAAGCACCAACCTGGGCGTCGGTGCACTTGAGGTTGGCGATGACGCTGCCCCGCCTCTCCAGGCTCTTGGCGCTCGTCTCCGACTCCGCCGATATCTCCGCCGCCTGCGACGTCCCACCATCCATTCCAATTACCAGCCGAGTCAAAAGCAAAAGTGaaataggagagagagagagagagagagagagagagagagagagagagaaccttCTCGAGATCGATGAGCGGGGCCATGGAGGACACGAACTCCTGCAGCGACATCATCCTCCCCGCCgcgcccttgccgccgccgccgccactccccgCCATGGCTGATTTGGCTGGCTCAATGGCTTGTCCAGCGGAATTGGACGATTGCGtatcgcctccgccgccgagagAAAAACCTTACACATGGGCCGTATAGGGCGGCCCACATTCAAGGCCATCAAGCACTTgcgctttttttatttttttatttttcaatttcgttttttacaaaaatatatttttgttttcgaaatttacatgaatataccccggccgccccgctgctgggCGGCCGGCACCTGCCCGCCCCGCTacagggcggcaggggcttttctgcaaaaattttcGCAGAAAATTTGCGCCCGAGtccctggaggaccggtcgtCCGGCAACGGGGCGGCTGGATCTGGCCGCCCGACTGCGGGCCGACCACCTCCCATTCCCTTCTAAAAGGGTTGCCCCCCTCATTTGGTTCAAAAATTCCTGAAAAAAATACTCGGTTCGTCGTAACACTATTTATACACCATATTATGGTCTAACATTTAATTAATCCTCGTACTCCGTCTGCGTACCAAAGACCTGAAGGATGCCTCGAGCTCTATCACGTTGAGTggtccaggcctcgagttgCGCCGGCATGCTCATCGTAGACCCGCCATGAATCCTCATTACATTTAGTGAGTAATCTAATTCAAGCAACCTACACATTTCAAATTGCAACAAAAAAACTTAGTACACAAATCTTAAAAAATCGAAAATGCCGTCAACatttactcaccgccccagctagtgcctcatccctgtgtcgtgcatagctattgacgcttcttaaagcgccaatttacgtaccgcaagcgcacggatcgtggtaactttcccttagagtactcccccaaggtttatcatccgtggatcggaagcgaactgactagggtttaccatctaatctatcaaacctatcctaaacatgaagcgaagattgcatataaattgaacacttgatagatatgaatgaagtataagtgttcatcacacccacaaccgtagatgagataacacaaccaaggagctagggcctatcgtctctaggtacggttctagtgaaaaaggtgatcaaagtatagattgcatctcaactaaaggtacacgaaatcatctctcagaaagg
This window contains:
- the LOC120690277 gene encoding DNA-binding protein SMUBP-2-like isoform X1; this encodes MAGSGGGGGKGAAGRMMSLQEFVSSMAPLIDLEKAAEISAESETSAKSLERRGSVIANLKCTDAQMGLMGKTLLEFQPNKGDVLPSHKFGTHDVVALKPNKADAGSASLGQGVVYRLKDSSITVAFDDIPEDGLNSPLRLEKLANEVTYRRMKDALIQLSKAVQTGPCANLVPVLFGEKAPMRSKDAMKFSPFNKNLDDSQKDAISKALGSRDVFLLHGPPGTGKTTTIIEIILQEVKRGSKILACAASNIAVDNIVERLARYRTKLVRLGHPARLLPQVLDSALDAQVLRADNSSLAGDIRKEMKVLNSKLLKAKDRNTKRDIRKELKTLAKEERKRQQLAVTDVLKNADVVLTTLTGASSKKLNGITFDLVVIDEAAQALEIACWIALLKGPRCILAGDHLQLPPTIQSVEAEKKGMGKTLFERLTEAYGEEITSMLTVQYRMHEHIMNWSSKELYNNKIKAHSSVAGHMLYDLEEVTRSSSTEPTIILIDTTGCDMEEVKDEEESTMNEGEAAVSIAHAKLLVESGVRASDVGIITPYAAQVTCLKMMRNKDAKLKDLEISTVDGFQGREKEAIIISMVRSNSKKEVGFLSDHRRMNVAVTRARRQCCLVCDVETVSSDKFLKRLVEYFEENGEYLSASEYQSS
- the LOC120690277 gene encoding DNA-binding protein SMUBP-2-like isoform X2; this translates as MGLMGKTLLEFQPNKGDVLPSHKFGTHDVVALKPNKADAGSASLGQGVVYRLKDSSITVAFDDIPEDGLNSPLRLEKLANEVTYRRMKDALIQLSKAVQTGPCANLVPVLFGEKAPMRSKDAMKFSPFNKNLDDSQKDAISKALGSRDVFLLHGPPGTGKTTTIIEIILQEVKRGSKILACAASNIAVDNIVERLARYRTKLVRLGHPARLLPQVLDSALDAQVLRADNSSLAGDIRKEMKVLNSKLLKAKDRNTKRDIRKELKTLAKEERKRQQLAVTDVLKNADVVLTTLTGASSKKLNGITFDLVVIDEAAQALEIACWIALLKGPRCILAGDHLQLPPTIQSVEAEKKGMGKTLFERLTEAYGEEITSMLTVQYRMHEHIMNWSSKELYNNKIKAHSSVAGHMLYDLEEVTRSSSTEPTIILIDTTGCDMEEVKDEEESTMNEGEAAVSIAHAKLLVESGVRASDVGIITPYAAQVTCLKMMRNKDAKLKDLEISTVDGFQGREKEAIIISMVRSNSKKEVGFLSDHRRMNVAVTRARRQCCLVCDVETVSSDKFLKRLVEYFEENGEYLSASEYQSS